The stretch of DNA ACGGTCCTCGGAACCTCCGGGTTCCGTGATGTTCGACGACCCTTAGCGACGACCTTCGACAAGCTTCGAGGGACTTCACCTTCATCATCTTTCGCCCCCGCGCTGCCCGAAGCATCCCGGCGATCTAGGGCACCATCTTCTGGCGCCGAACCTCGACGAACTCTTCGATGCTTCATCATCTTCGAAGAACCTTCGGGTTGATGCTTCGTCATCTTCACTGAAGCTTCGGCATACCCTTGGGGGACCTTCAGGAACCTTCGGTACTCCTTCGTGTCACGCCACCTTCGGGAGGAGGCAATCCCCAACACACATGATACTGTAATTCTGAAAACTTTAAACGAAGGGTATACTTTGTATTTATTAGTAACATACAGGATTAATAAGCATCAACTTTCAAATAATCGCGCAGTTATTAATAATAAGTTTGGTTTCTAGCTAGCCTCTCTTTTTCGGGAGAAGATTCAAATTAAACATCATGTGGTCGCCGTGGTCGAGCCATCTACGCATCCACTGACCAAGACAAGAGCTTCAAAACTTTCACCCGGACACAAGCTAAGGTAGCCCATGATGACAGTAACTGGCGCGGAGCACCTTGGTTGTGGAATGGATGGAACGAAGCTACCCAGgaccaggggcgaagccagccgAGAATGCCGCCGGGGTCTGTTTCATTGAACGCCGGGATCTGCTTCATTGTAGAACAGTACGATACAGTGATTTAACAcagattttgcaaaaaaaatcgcCGGGGTCCACGGACCCCGGCACTTCCATGCAGCTTCGCCCCTGCCCAGGACAACCTAACTGAACAGCTGCTGTCCGGCCGATTACTCAATTAGCTCAGAGAAATTACAATCTGTTGGTGCCTCATTATTCACTTCATTTGCCGCAAGAGGGTACGGTCTTTCTAAGACCATGTTGCAAAAGATTTCACTTGCACCACCGATCAGAGTATCCTTTCTTTAACAGATGGTACACCAGCTGGTTGGTTGATCTGTTTCCCGACCTTGACGACATGGGGCAGCAGGCACGTCAGGGACACTATTATTAGTGCCTTCCTTTGTAGTGACACATATGCTTATTTTTTtcgtttaaaaaaaagaaatatatgtttatttttttaagCTAGCAAAAATGGATGTCAACTTTTGAACAAATCTGTCACTAGGTCCAAGTTCACGATGAACATTCTTTTGTGTCTTCATCTCTCCTCAGATTTCCATGCCTTCTGTCGGCgaccacgattaggggcaccctaatcggggtactaaaatcactctaaaaacacaaacacatattaggcaactgagcccacgaaggcctacagcctcttttcaatctggaagaaaggaaaggactcaaagaagcccagcacgcggcccatccgcacccccctcggacccgcgggtgatctccgtctcgctcgagggctcccatcgagaccctcgaccgcgcccccgcgtctccgcctcgctcgagggtagcgagcctaccctcggggaggcgaatcgtctccgcctcgctcgagggtagcgaacctaccctcgagcggggcgaatcgtctccgtctcgctcgaggccacccttgacgaaaaggacaaacggcccttccgctcacccgcccattgtacggaggcattaaatgccaaccactcctccacagcgcccaggtcagacggcgtcaggccgccattccccacagtggctgtgaccgcagtcccgtccgccaactccggtcactgctccgccatcccggatgctgtggcaacactgtaggaacctgcgacgcggtatgagacgtgctcggcacagctcccgttactattctgccaactcctgctgtccggactccacctcaccacaccaacggccccggacccgtcccctgctcgggaagggatccggcgtcgccacgtatcccccaaggagggatgctcaacactagcagccggaggcccggacctcccccctcgaggggtccgggacctccacgtgactcccggACCCCTTAGCGCACGCGCTAGCACTCCACCCAGGGGGGGCCGGGACCGCTACGTGCCCCGCTACCGCTGgcgcacatatatatgcaagaccctggcctgcagggcccacggaacgccgccacgccacacctggaagacggtacaccctacagcgacgaccacgccgcctgctggggctgtcaggacgccggcgcgatctccgcaaggccgagGACGATGCCTAGGACGActaccacgcccgacgccatgccccacagtgtatttcccatagtgctcgaccactgcaccctcgcgattcggggaaaagacgatgacttccacgatcccccgcatgtacaccgtccctccttgtgtctataaaaggaggaggcgagcttcctttaagggggtcgcggtcggacccattcgatagagcgcaacactcagcaccactgagcctCCGATATTGGCacacgcctcaatcaactccacctctagcagagacctgggagcttctctccctccctctcttgcctcgcttgtaccccctactacaggcatgcccggtgcaagataatacagtgctctcgcacacccccttgctggacgtacggccccgcggccggaaccagaataaacccgtgtgttactgtgttgcctcttgcatcaacatctgagatgaggaaacacgcagcaacattactagttgggtcccgaccgccgggtcaggacaccgacacctTCTTTCCTGTGTCCCATATTCATATGGTCAATTATGCAGTCGTCATGTGTTTTGCACTTACATTGCTATCGGAATCCCTAATTTGTCATTTCCAATCCAGGCGCCGCACAATGTTCTTTTGGTCTTGAGGATCCTGCAAGTCCTCTACTTTTCTTGTTACGTTCCAAAGAACCCGCCTAAGAGGAAGAACTAGATCCTCCATGACGTTGATATTGTTAGATAAGTCTCACATGTcccttctttcaaaaaaaaagtctcaCATATGTGCATCTATGTATATATCTATATTACTAGACATGGTTAGGTATAGCTTCCCCGGAGTGATCTCGACTGTCGATGGGATCACATGGTGGTTTTATTGGCCTCGTGCAGCTGCCTAGGAAGAACCAGGTTAAAGTGTCCAGCCCCTATATATGTAAGACTGCCCTTTGGACTTCATGGTAGtgaaataaaatatttatttggaccaacaattggtatcaaaactagggtttcaattgaTCCTCCCTCTCCCTGTGCTTTTCTCTTCCTCTGCCTCCACACCCTCCGCCTCCCTTGCTTCCACCCCGGCGGTGCCTTCTAACCTGCGCCACTCCCGCCTCCGGCTCGTGCCCCGCCATGCCACAAGCTTTACTCCAACGTGCACACACACTGCACcgagggagaggggagaggggaaGCGCGCCAGGTGTAGGTTTGGGAGAGAGGTGGCTGGTAGATGGGGGAGAGAAAACAAACTCTAGCTCTTGATACCAATTCTTGAATGAAAATAGATCCATTTGGACCAACAGATGGGAGGAGCTACAGTTGTGGTAGAGTGGCTTGGCCGGCGCGTGAGGCGAAGACAGAGACATTATCACAGCGTCGCACGAGGGGCAAGGCAGTAGCACGGTCCAAACGGTGCCAATACAATAATGCACATTGGTTGCGAAGAAGTCCTGAACGTCCTTGATGCCAAAACCACCGGCAAAATACAAGGGCTGCCAGTGTCAGCCAAGCAATTTTTTCCTGGTCAAGATGGTGATTCGCATTACGAAGTGTGTTGAGAGAACCCAACCGGTGGAGTACTAATACCAGGCCATTAGGCAGCCTTGTACGTGCATTTCAGGTGGCTTAGAGAGAGATGGTCAATTGGGCACTTAATCGTGCCCGTACGAGGGAACAGTCTGGCCGAGGCTGACAGGGTGACAACGCGCGTCCACCGGTCTCCTGGCCAGTGGCCACAGATATCCGGCCAACAGAACAGACCCGACTAAACGTTGACACAACTGGGGAGAGTTCAACACGCCTGACCTCAGACCTAACGACCGGAAGCAGATTTTTCATCCTGATTAGGACAGCCCGGTCTGACTTTGATCCCTATTTTATCTTGCGCAACAAAAATCAACTCCCGACCGCAAAGATGCTGGCTGCCCTCTGATCGGGACGGTGAAATGGACGTTGTACAATGGGCCCCGGGGGACACACGAGGACGGGCACCACGGCACATTGTATGCTGGCCAGGCGAGTGGCGGGCAGTGCGACAAGCAGGGTACAGCATGCACGACGCACCTACATCTACCTGGAAGCCTAGCTGCTCCGACCGAGTCTACGACATGCCGCATTGCCGCTGATAATCACTTCAAAAGATTGGAAAAAGAATCCTGAAGATGTCATGAACTTTAGGGGGGCGTCGGCTTGGCTGCTTGGGCTTTTGCTTTTCTCGTTTCTGGAACCCGCGAATTGTCGAGGGACATCTTTACTCCACCTCTTCCAGGAAATCCTTGATCTCCGCAGGGCTCAGAACCCTGTGATTTGCACGGTGAAATTTTTTGTCAGGGAACCATTTGATTGCATCAACCAAGCGTATGTTCTTGGTAAACAGCTTAATTGAGCAAAGACATGGCCACTACACAAGTGAGCCGCACAAAACTGAGAGTAGGCCTAACGTATTCAATTGAGATGCAAAGGAATATGATCATAAATAATACATGAAGGAATGTTTTGCCACCAAATAAACATTTGGTCTATTACTCAGAGAACAGGAACTAAGAAAGCAAAGggtacaaaaatataaaaaacaaaGAGTTAGTGGAATATAGAAGTTAGACCTTCAACATGAGCAAAGGGTGAATGGGAAGTCAGTGAGTGTTTTCAGATGTCATACCTGAACTCACGGTCAGGTCGAATTATCCCGATCTCAATATTGTTGGACGAGATCTGCCCTTCGTATCTGCAAGCCCAGAGTTCTGTCAGCGATGATGTTCACAAAGTAACTAGTCATAAAGGCATAACAATATAGAAATCAGATACCCTTCTTTCAGAGTCAAAATTGTAGTATGGATGGCATCATCAAGCTCCATATCTTCTGTGTACCTTCAATGAAACGATAAAACAAAGGTCATATGAGAGTACTCGCACAACTAAGAAAAGAGATCAAACTGTATAATATATAGTTGTCACTTAAGAACATATAATAATAACAATATGCGGCAATTCAGGATCTGTTCCTGCATTCGTGGATCTGTCAGTGAGATAACAGTGGCAAATCTTCAAGTGACAACATATTGATGTCTAGTAATAAATTATCCGTAAAGTTCATACAAAACTTATTTATGATCAAATTGAAATAATTTTTAAACTAATAACAGTATCTACTACAGTATTATAGTTCAGCATATATTATTTCAAGTAAATGTGAAAGCAAGCCGTCTACCAGCTTGTCAGGATTTAAAGTTTCCAAAGAAAGTCTCCCTACAATAACATTCGGCTACCAAGCGTAGTCGACCTTCTAGATACCTCTTCTCAAGAAATGTCTTTGCATTGGACACATTTTTCCCCATTGCTGATGCTTTCCAGGAGAAGTATGATCCTGATGGGTCTAcctaaaaaaaaaattatcaatTATGTCAACAATCCAGAATACCAGAATTTTATTAACAAGTAATGGATGAAATGTTAAGTAAATGGTCATTGCAAATGGTTCAACTCAAAGTTTCTTACAACTCTTTTAAGTCAATCTCATTGTCATTTAAAAATGACATAAAATGTAATATCATTTGTTGAGGAATGTACAATGACCAGAGGCAAAATGAATCTATATTGTATCTCTGTCCATACCTGATACAACTGGGGTCCATTGTCATCATACCCAGCTATCAACAAAGATACACCAAATGGCCTTACACCGCTGCAACAAACAGGGTCATAATAAAAATGTCCAAGAATAAAAACTACAGACAACATAGAAACCAACTTTTGGTAAGACCAAGGATCCAAAAGAAACAGATCACTAAAATTTATACTGGAACAACCTGCAACTGGTCTGTTAGCGGTATTTTTTCAGTCTATTCTAGTTAACAATTTCCATTATGTTTTCTGTACACAGATTTTCCTCACAATATTGTATTTGTTTGATCTTCCATAGTTACGAGCACTAAGTGTCTAAGTCAATGCTGGTATGTTTTAACCAGTCCTTTTTTTTATAAGAACCGGTCCAGATGGTATTCTGGTAAATGGCAACCAGCCAGTTACCACCGCTGTTTGTTCCCTGGGTAAGAGTATTGTATAAACTTTCCTGAAGTAAAACTGTTGCATCTGGTTCGGATGTTAATTTCAGTGAACTAAACTTTCTTTAAGATTGTAGGgctttttaaaaagaaaatatgcCACTTAACGGAGTGATTTTATAGTTTACATCGAACTCGTTTTGTTGTTAGCGTACCATTTTAATTCTCCATGTTGAACAGTGTTGCAGAGTTAGTTTATGTTATGCATCCACAATATCCAGAAATCTCAACAAAGGAATGAAAATGAACACATGTATCAACTTAACATACCCTGACTGTGTGAACTCCTGCATAACAGCAGCGGTTTCTCTGACAAGCTGTGTAACAGGTATAGACTCCTGCAATGGTTGTTAAAATAACAATCAGAAAGTCCAAATTGTTATTTTCACTTCAAAAAAACAGGATATACAATCACAAACGTGGGTAGCAATATTGTGTACCAAAAATCATTTGCAAAATGAAAAGGTAATTACATAACACATTCAGAGTTAGAATGTTGTTTCACATCAATGGAGCAGCGACAGGACAACACAGTTACTTGTGGTCTTCTGCATGACATTGATCCATGTATATGAATTGTGTCAACCTTAGTGTTGTTTGATGGGTATATTGCTCATATTAATGGGCCTCACCAACTAGAAAAAACAACAACAATGATTTTTAAACTTTTGGAAACTTGATATGCCATCTCAGTTGTCTTGACCTCCTACAGATTCAAAGATATTTACTTGTACGATATTAAACAGACATGAGGTACAACACTTAAGTATAGTAATAGGTCGTTTTAACAGAATCACCAAGTAAATATATTGCATATACTTTCATAAGGATATTTTTGCGTCAAGATATTTAAATAAAAAGATAATGTACACCAAATGAACTATCACAAATACCTTGTACAATCGGTAATACTGCTGTGCTTGCTTCCGGCTTTTCCTCACAAGAACGCGAAAATCTGGACCCATCCCACTGAAAATAATAATACAAGGTAAGAGCATGGAAAAGCAGAAAAAACGGTGCGAGCTTGTGACCATGGGTTGTTAAGTAGTCAGTAATGTACTTAACATTTGATTGAACTGTTACACCTTATATTGATGGTGGCAAGCTGAAAGAAGAGGCAACTTGAAGAGAAATAAAATATGGCTTAGCATGGTTTAACTTGAAGAGAAATGAAGTATGAAAACTTGAAGAAAATAATGCCCCATATGTACACAGGACaggtccttttccttttccttttcttactAATGAGATGGTTCTTACACCATCTCATTAGTAAGAAAAGTGCAAAGCGGATGTGACATTTAAGAAGCTAATACTAAAACCCTAGATCAGCCATGTCAACATATAATGGTATGTGATCTCGTACATTGTTAAGTTTAGAAATATGAGGCAAACATATAGGTAGCAAGGCTTTCAGCATCCATAAATGATGTGAACAGTAAAGCAACCAAAAGCTACAAATAGCATAGGAAAGTACCTGTAAACAACTCCAATATTTGGAGTCAACGCTTGAATCTTTTGCACCTACAAGTTTGCGTTTGGTATTTTATTAGTGCTCGTGCCAGAAGAACAAATGATGCTATTTGACTGAGAGGACGTCATAGATAACGATGATGTTACACATACAGATGTTTCATCCACTAAATTAGACGGCAGTTTCTTCTCAGTGGCAATAACAACTCCATTAGCAGCTGTAACATGGCATGTATCAGAATAAACAATCAAAAGAAAATGTAGCAAAATGTTTATGGCCTGCCAGAATTATGAAAGCGCACATACTATACAATTAATTCATAGTAATGTAACAGCCAAATATGTCAGTAACAATTATGTTGGTAATACATGAAAAATAGTTGTTTCATTAGCAGTTGAGTTTGGACACATCGATAATGAGTGAAAGATCCATATATTAAACTTACACCCAGAACAAAGCTGCTGAGTAGCAGCAATTAAAAGTGACCATCAGTATGATTAATATGAAGTAAAGCAAAAAAATGAAGAAAGGAACccccaaaaaaaatccaaaatgtgGGATTCGAACAAACCCCCACCAAGAGACCATGCCACCAGTATCACTAGGGCAGGTATTCTGTTGTGCACAGATTATGATTACCACAAAAGAAATGCAGGCTTATGTGCAAAATCTATTTCCATGCTGGACACATTTCAAAGGTCCCTAGTGACATAAGGTAAAGAATGATCAAGCTTAATATGTATTAACTTCAGTGCATTTCATGGGCAATTAATGGACTCCTAAACCTCCAGAAGTGTGAATTCAAATGCAAATTACATCAGGAAACAATCGGAACCACACAGAGCAGATCACAAGCCAGGTTGATCATCATGAACCAAAGCAATAAGTCGCAATTACAATTAGTCCGGGCTTAGTTAAGGAGACAGCACTTGTCCCGCGAAATTCCCTGATATTGTGCAGCCAAGCAGTGTCCATGGTGCATCTGGGTTAAGAGAGAACAAAAATCCAGACTACCACATGCAGCCTCCGAGCTCAATAACATCTGTAGGCATCTAGGGAATCGTAAACTCACCGCCACAAATTGGTACCAGTCTACCAGTGCCCATAGCCGTCTCAAGCATCCGAGAGCCCACACACTATATATGAATCAAATGTACGATACCACGATTTCAAGCTCCTTAACGAATAAAACAACTTAATCATGTTAGAGGGAGGCGTGGACACGCGCAATCTACTTAGCATAACCCTAATCCCCCAAATGCCAGGCGCACTCAAAAACCCTGCTGCGACAGACCCTCGCCCGCATGGCCGCATTGACCCTGGCATTGACGGAAGCGCAGTAGAGAAGGATTAGTGCGAGTGGGCACGGATCGCACCTTTGATCCCGAGGGAGGTCTGTCCAGAGCCCACCGCCGTCAGCGCGTGCTCGATCTGCACCAGCTTACCAGACGGGCTGCAAGGCACAAAACTCGTTAGGTCAGCAGCTCacgccagagagagagagagagagagagagagtagggaCCTGAAGGTGGTGAGGGAGAAGGAGTACTGGCTGTCCCCCATGGCCGATTAGCTCGCCGGCCGTCtccttcctttcctttcttcggGGAAAAGAATTTGTTTCGAATCGCCGTGGGAGACCAAATAAGAGCAGGAGCCCTTTCctggagaggaagaaagaaaagaaagggaggAGAAGGATTGTGGTGAGTGGGGCCCACACAAGCTCCAGGACACGAGGGCCGTCGGATGCTTCATCGCGCACCGTCCGGTAGCAGGCTTCTCTAGTGGCCCCTCCTTATGGCGCCCGGCCGGGGGCGTCTATTTCCGGTGCGCGCGGCTAGCCGCCGTTCCGTCGTAGAAGCCGCTCCGCTGCTGCTACTCCACCTTCCACCGCCATTCCCGCCTCCGGCGCCTACGCCAtcggcgccgccaccgtcctcctccgccgccgcgccgcccgtccactgccgccgccgtcgggacgccgccgctcccggccCCCTCCCGTAGGACCGCCTGCCATGGAAGCCCCGAcaacccgaaaccctaaaaTTTCGCTGCCTCGACTCccacccggccgccggcgacctcgccgacaGCTGTTCCGCCCACCTACCGCCCCTCCCCGGCCATCCCATCCCCCAGCTCGCCTGCTGCCCCTCTCCCCTAACTtgaggtagaagatgaacaggAAGCCTTCTACGATGAGTTAGGAAATTGTGCTCGCGATGA from Panicum virgatum strain AP13 chromosome 9K, P.virgatum_v5, whole genome shotgun sequence encodes:
- the LOC120652182 gene encoding proteasome subunit alpha type-2-like — translated: MGDSQYSFSLTTFSPSGKLVQIEHALTAVGSGQTSLGIKAANGVVIATEKKLPSNLVDETSVQKIQALTPNIGVVYSGMGPDFRVLVRKSRKQAQQYYRLYKESIPVTQLVRETAAVMQEFTQSGGVRPFGVSLLIAGYDDNGPQLYQVDPSGSYFSWKASAMGKNVSNAKTFLEKRYTEDMELDDAIHTTILTLKEGYEGQISSNNIEIGIIRPDREFRVLSPAEIKDFLEEVE